A stretch of Anaeromyxobacter dehalogenans 2CP-1 DNA encodes these proteins:
- a CDS encoding sensor histidine kinase → MPFWRRLSTKLLAAVVLLALLALAAVVLAERRFERHLQDEIVRSTALVGEAVTTVGQAALLGATERHEYRTIGRLAALEGVDRMRVLDPRGTVRYASRPEEIGQTRDKAHASCVPCHAGHELPLSRAPAEQRWREERGPSGRRLVVTTPVYNDRTCATAECHVHPPGRQVLGLLETDVALEPILSGVASFRRGFVSLLVIAIVATSALMYLFLRSEVLGPVAALVEGTRRVAKDQLDVEVRVRSRGELGNLAASFNDMTRSLRRLEDELNGLLAGLEEQVEARTADLRNAQEQLVRTEKLSSLGKLSASIAHEINNPLAGILTFAKLVSRTLAEGPPDDARRAVLQRNLGLVEREAQRCSAIVRNLLDFARERPMAKKPVDPRAAVEEALSLIANQIAIQGVKLERHLPPLPQVLADFGQLRQAFVNVAMNACEAMGAKGGKLRITARAPEGAVEIAFQDDGPGMPPERVSHIFDPFFTTKEKGTGLGLSVVYGIVQRHGGSIAVDSTEGEGTTFTFRLPAVPAERTAEPPAPPIPADPAAAPARAQG, encoded by the coding sequence GTGCCGTTCTGGCGCCGCCTCTCCACCAAGCTGCTGGCCGCGGTGGTGCTGCTCGCCCTGCTCGCGCTCGCGGCCGTGGTGCTCGCGGAGCGCCGCTTCGAGCGGCACCTCCAGGACGAGATCGTCCGCTCCACCGCGCTGGTCGGCGAGGCGGTGACCACGGTGGGCCAGGCGGCGCTGCTCGGCGCGACCGAGCGCCACGAGTACCGGACCATCGGCCGGCTCGCCGCGCTGGAGGGCGTGGACCGGATGCGCGTCCTCGACCCCCGGGGCACGGTTCGCTACGCCAGCCGGCCCGAGGAGATCGGGCAGACCCGCGACAAGGCGCACGCCTCCTGCGTGCCCTGCCACGCCGGGCACGAGCTGCCGCTCTCGCGGGCGCCGGCGGAGCAGCGCTGGCGCGAGGAGCGCGGGCCGTCCGGCCGTCGCCTGGTGGTCACCACGCCCGTCTACAACGACCGGACCTGCGCCACCGCCGAGTGCCACGTCCACCCGCCCGGCCGGCAGGTGCTGGGCCTGCTCGAGACCGACGTGGCCCTGGAGCCGATCCTCTCCGGCGTGGCGTCGTTCCGGCGCGGCTTCGTCTCGCTGCTCGTGATCGCGATCGTCGCGACCTCGGCGCTCATGTACCTGTTCCTCCGCTCGGAGGTGCTCGGGCCGGTGGCCGCGCTGGTCGAGGGCACGCGGCGCGTGGCGAAGGACCAGCTCGACGTGGAGGTCCGGGTCCGCTCGCGCGGCGAGCTCGGCAACCTGGCCGCGTCGTTCAACGACATGACCCGCTCGCTCCGGCGCCTGGAGGACGAGCTGAACGGGCTGCTCGCCGGCCTCGAGGAGCAGGTGGAGGCGCGCACGGCCGATCTGCGCAACGCGCAGGAGCAGCTGGTGCGGACCGAGAAGCTCTCCTCCCTGGGCAAGCTCTCGGCCTCCATCGCCCACGAGATCAACAACCCGCTCGCCGGCATCCTCACGTTCGCGAAGCTGGTGTCACGCACCCTGGCCGAGGGTCCGCCCGACGACGCGCGGCGCGCGGTGCTGCAGCGGAACCTGGGGCTGGTCGAGCGCGAGGCCCAGCGCTGCAGCGCCATCGTGCGCAACCTGCTCGACTTCGCGCGCGAGCGCCCCATGGCGAAGAAGCCGGTGGATCCGCGCGCGGCGGTGGAGGAGGCGCTGTCCCTCATCGCGAACCAGATCGCCATCCAGGGCGTGAAGCTGGAGCGCCACCTGCCTCCGCTCCCGCAGGTGCTCGCCGACTTCGGCCAGCTCCGCCAGGCGTTCGTGAACGTGGCGATGAACGCCTGCGAGGCGATGGGCGCGAAGGGCGGCAAGCTGCGGATCACCGCGCGCGCGCCGGAGGGAGCGGTGGAGATCGCGTTCCAGGACGACGGGCCGGGCATGCCGCCGGAGCGCGTGAGCCACATCTTCGACCCGTTCTTCACCACCAAGGAGAAGGGCACCGGCCTGGGCCTCTCGGTGGTGTACGGCATCGTGCAGCGCCACGGTGGGAGCATCGCCGTGGACAGCACCGAGGGCGAGGGCACCACCTTCACCTTCCGGCTGCCGGCGGTCCCGGCGGAGCGGACCGCGGAGCCGCCGGCCCCGCCGATCCCGGCCGACCCGGCCGCCGCGCCGGCGCGCGCGCAGGGCTGA
- a CDS encoding ATP-binding cassette domain-containing protein gives MRRPLVTLDRVDVRLGGVPVLADVTLALHAGEGLAVLGGNGAGKSTLLRVLRGELWPDPRGGRRLFHGPDGAFESPIGARERFARVAPEAQDAYLRNDWDLPVEAVIRSGFFDALWPSEAATPEQARRVREVAGALGVDALLGRSVLELSRGEGRRVLLARALAPRPEALFLDEACDGLDAPARAGLLETVSGIARGGVAVVMATHRVEELVPELGRVIRLEGGRIAWEGDRAAALAGAREAAAPRRAPRRDAGPRAALFALRGATVLVDGRAVLDGVDWTVGAGERWSVTGPNGAGKSTLLRLLAGEEQPARGAVERLGLGPHASADDLRGRVGLVSPELQARHRFDARAGDVVLSGFAGTVGLAVEPTARERALAAAAAARLGVTPLLERHVLSLSYGELRKVLIARALASAPRALLLDEPLAGLDPGARAWVLRVLDDLGAAGTAIVAVSHHANELPGAVDGRARLEAGRLSVDRG, from the coding sequence ATGCGCCGGCCGCTCGTCACGCTCGACCGGGTGGACGTCCGCCTGGGCGGGGTCCCCGTCCTCGCCGACGTCACGCTCGCGCTCCACGCCGGCGAGGGGCTGGCGGTGCTGGGCGGGAACGGCGCGGGGAAGTCCACGCTCCTGCGGGTCCTGCGCGGGGAGCTGTGGCCGGATCCGCGCGGCGGGCGACGCCTGTTCCACGGGCCCGACGGCGCGTTCGAGAGCCCGATCGGCGCGCGCGAGCGGTTCGCGCGGGTGGCGCCCGAGGCGCAGGACGCGTACCTGCGCAACGACTGGGACCTGCCGGTCGAGGCGGTGATCCGCTCCGGCTTCTTCGACGCGCTGTGGCCCTCCGAGGCGGCGACGCCGGAGCAGGCGCGGCGCGTGCGCGAGGTGGCCGGCGCGCTGGGCGTGGACGCGCTGCTGGGGCGCTCGGTGCTGGAGCTGTCGCGCGGCGAGGGGCGGCGCGTGCTGCTGGCGCGCGCGCTCGCGCCGCGGCCGGAGGCGCTGTTCCTCGACGAGGCCTGCGACGGGCTCGACGCGCCGGCGCGGGCCGGGCTGCTCGAGACCGTGTCGGGCATCGCGCGCGGCGGCGTCGCGGTGGTGATGGCCACGCACCGGGTCGAGGAGCTCGTGCCCGAGCTGGGCCGCGTCATCCGGCTGGAGGGCGGGCGGATCGCCTGGGAGGGCGACCGCGCCGCCGCCCTGGCGGGCGCGCGCGAGGCCGCGGCGCCGCGCCGCGCGCCGCGGCGCGACGCCGGCCCGCGCGCGGCGCTCTTCGCGCTCCGCGGCGCCACCGTGCTCGTGGACGGGCGCGCGGTGCTCGACGGCGTGGACTGGACCGTCGGCGCCGGCGAGCGCTGGTCGGTGACCGGCCCGAACGGCGCGGGGAAGTCCACCCTGCTCCGGCTGCTCGCGGGCGAGGAGCAGCCGGCGCGCGGCGCGGTGGAGCGGCTCGGCCTCGGGCCCCACGCCTCGGCCGACGACCTGCGCGGCCGCGTGGGCCTGGTCTCGCCGGAGCTGCAGGCGCGCCACCGCTTCGACGCGCGCGCCGGGGACGTGGTGCTCTCCGGCTTCGCGGGCACGGTCGGCCTCGCCGTGGAGCCCACCGCGCGCGAGCGGGCGCTGGCCGCCGCCGCGGCGGCGCGGCTCGGCGTGACGCCGCTGCTCGAGCGCCACGTGCTGTCGCTCTCCTACGGCGAGCTGCGCAAGGTGCTCATCGCCCGCGCGCTCGCCTCGGCCCCGCGGGCGCTGCTGCTGGACGAGCCGCTCGCCGGGCTCGATCCCGGCGCGCGCGCCTGGGTGCTCCGGGTGCTCGACGATCTGGGCGCGGCCGGCACCGCCATCGTGGCCGTGTCCCACCACGCCAACGAGCTGCCCGGCGCGGTGGACGGGCGGGCGCGGCTCGAGGCGGGCCGGCTCTCCGTGGATCGCGGCTGA
- a CDS encoding M23 family metallopeptidase — translation MPLAPLLALLAAAAPSLTLAPEAARPGDAVLVRVAGTGREAPRGTLGGRPLTFWRAGAEWRALAALPIETPAGELPAEAEAGGAALRATLRIVEPRFASRALTLAPKYVEPPEAVKARIAADRKAFADAYARPFEPPAFARPFALPRRAPTSGRYGDQRVLNGEKPSVHYGLDLTGPRGAPVAAANAGRVVLVRDAYLSGRSVVLWHGAGIYTLYFHLDRVDVRAGQVVRRGQRIGRLGSTGRSTGPHLHWSVRVDGLLVDPESLVAIDFARGVAPARAPAPAPAVASPAAVPTPTPAPAAVAAPATPIAPAAAGTPAAQP, via the coding sequence GTGCCGCTCGCCCCGCTCCTCGCCCTGCTCGCCGCCGCCGCCCCGTCCCTGACCCTCGCGCCCGAGGCGGCGCGCCCCGGCGACGCGGTGCTGGTGCGGGTCGCGGGCACCGGGCGGGAGGCGCCGCGCGGCACGCTGGGCGGACGCCCGCTCACGTTCTGGCGCGCCGGCGCGGAGTGGCGCGCGCTGGCGGCGCTCCCCATCGAGACGCCGGCCGGCGAGCTCCCCGCGGAGGCCGAGGCCGGCGGCGCCGCGCTGCGGGCCACGCTGCGGATCGTCGAGCCCAGATTCGCGTCGCGCGCGCTCACGCTCGCGCCGAAGTACGTGGAGCCGCCCGAGGCGGTGAAGGCCCGCATCGCGGCCGACCGCAAGGCGTTCGCGGACGCCTACGCGCGCCCGTTCGAGCCGCCCGCGTTCGCGCGGCCGTTCGCGCTGCCCCGTCGCGCGCCCACCTCGGGCCGCTACGGCGACCAGCGGGTGCTGAACGGCGAGAAGCCGAGCGTGCACTACGGGCTCGACCTGACCGGCCCGCGCGGCGCGCCGGTGGCGGCCGCGAATGCCGGGCGGGTGGTGCTGGTGCGCGACGCCTACCTGTCCGGCCGGAGCGTGGTGCTGTGGCACGGGGCGGGCATCTACACGCTCTACTTCCACCTCGACCGCGTGGACGTGCGCGCCGGCCAGGTGGTGCGGCGCGGTCAGCGCATCGGGCGGCTCGGCTCGACCGGCCGCTCCACCGGCCCGCACCTGCACTGGAGCGTGCGGGTGGACGGGCTGCTCGTGGATCCGGAGTCGCTGGTCGCCATCGACTTCGCGCGGGGCGTCGCGCCCGCCCGCGCGCCGGCGCCCGCACCCGCGGTCGCCTCCCCGGCCGCCGTCCCGACCCCGACGCCGGCCCCGGCCGCCGTCGCCGCGCCGGCGACCCCGATCGCGCCCGCCGCCGCCGGCACGCCCGCCGCGCAGCCCTGA
- a CDS encoding cache domain-containing protein, translating into MRSVSLELRLLVALFALCAGAAFLGARLSGGIVEQQVEQAGTERLRGAEEAFASQERAEIEKLSATLDALLSRDDLRQAFVARDRERLLALSAPLFETMRDRDRITHWYFIAPEPDATVFLRVHRPELRGDKVDRVTFRRAVETADVGAGKELGRTAFALRVVRPWLQDGKVVGYLELAEEIDHFLGAMKSRTGDDYGILVKKRFLDQRRWAEVLGERSNTWNDRADVVVVDTTTFTEGIIDYEGDLEVLPDEGVALGEVVRDDRAYMRGIFPLRDAGGRKVGGLFVLHDFTAEHGAARAAMLRSFMVLIGVGAVLAAILAAMLHYAVFARLRRLERRLEREAALRQLPPGRVVELTDDEIGRLEVLLGRALFPSRDELPRDPSSTGRQG; encoded by the coding sequence ATGCGCTCCGTCTCCCTCGAGCTCCGGCTCCTCGTCGCCCTCTTCGCCCTCTGCGCCGGGGCCGCCTTCCTCGGCGCACGCCTGAGCGGCGGGATCGTCGAGCAGCAGGTGGAGCAGGCCGGCACCGAGCGGCTGCGCGGCGCGGAGGAGGCGTTCGCGTCGCAGGAGCGGGCCGAGATCGAGAAGCTCTCGGCCACGCTCGACGCGCTGCTGTCGCGGGACGACCTGCGCCAGGCGTTCGTGGCGCGCGACCGGGAGCGCCTGCTGGCGCTCTCCGCGCCGCTGTTCGAGACGATGCGCGACCGGGATCGGATCACCCACTGGTACTTCATCGCGCCGGAGCCCGACGCGACCGTGTTCCTGCGCGTCCACCGGCCCGAGCTGCGCGGCGACAAGGTCGATCGGGTCACGTTCCGGCGCGCGGTGGAGACGGCCGACGTGGGCGCCGGCAAGGAGCTGGGGCGCACCGCGTTCGCGCTGCGGGTGGTCCGGCCCTGGCTCCAGGATGGGAAGGTGGTCGGCTACCTCGAGCTGGCCGAGGAGATCGACCACTTCCTGGGCGCGATGAAGTCGCGCACCGGCGACGACTACGGGATCCTGGTGAAGAAGCGGTTCCTCGACCAGCGGCGCTGGGCCGAGGTGCTCGGCGAGCGCTCGAACACCTGGAACGACCGGGCCGACGTGGTGGTGGTCGACACCACCACCTTCACCGAGGGCATCATCGACTACGAGGGCGACCTCGAGGTGCTGCCCGACGAGGGCGTCGCGCTCGGCGAGGTGGTCCGCGACGACCGCGCGTACATGCGCGGCATCTTCCCGCTGCGGGACGCGGGCGGGCGCAAGGTGGGCGGCCTGTTCGTGCTGCACGACTTCACCGCGGAGCACGGCGCGGCCCGCGCCGCCATGCTCCGCTCCTTCATGGTGCTGATCGGCGTCGGCGCGGTGCTGGCCGCGATCCTGGCCGCGATGCTGCACTACGCGGTGTTCGCCCGGCTGCGCCGGCTGGAGCGCCGGCTCGAGCGCGAGGCGGCCCTGCGCCAGCTTCCGCCGGGGCGGGTGGTCGAGCTCACCGACGACGAGATCGGCCGGCTCGAGGTGCTGCTGGGCCGCGCGCTGTTTCCGAGCCGCGACGAGTTGCCGCGCGACCCATCGTCCACCGGCCGCCAGGGTTGA
- a CDS encoding inositol monophosphatase family protein: MSEATELREACAEAARRGGAVLRERWGQARSVELKGEIDLVTDADRASEAAVLGFLRGRFPGAGILAEESGASGGRGGEGGGLRFVVDPLDGTTNYAHGLPQFAVNVAALDGAGIAAGATYDPLRDELFTAARGGGAHLNGAPLRASARGELVQALLVTGFPYDVHRRHERPLRLFGAFVRRARGVRRLGSAALDLAYVAAGRFDGFWEERLKPWDVAPGILIAREAGALVTDLDGGDRMLETGDILAAAPALHAPMLEVIRREG, translated from the coding sequence ATGAGCGAGGCGACGGAGCTGCGGGAGGCCTGCGCCGAGGCGGCGCGGCGGGGCGGGGCGGTGCTGCGGGAGCGGTGGGGCCAGGCGCGCTCGGTGGAGCTGAAGGGCGAGATCGACCTCGTCACCGACGCGGACCGGGCGAGCGAGGCGGCGGTGCTGGGCTTCCTGCGCGGCCGCTTCCCCGGCGCCGGGATCCTGGCGGAGGAGTCGGGCGCGAGCGGCGGCCGGGGTGGCGAGGGCGGCGGGCTCCGCTTCGTGGTGGACCCGCTCGACGGGACGACCAACTACGCGCACGGGCTGCCCCAGTTCGCGGTGAACGTGGCCGCGCTCGACGGGGCCGGGATCGCCGCCGGGGCGACCTACGACCCGCTCCGCGACGAGCTGTTCACGGCGGCCCGAGGCGGCGGGGCGCACCTGAACGGCGCGCCCCTGAGGGCGTCCGCCCGCGGGGAGCTGGTGCAGGCGCTGCTCGTCACCGGCTTCCCCTACGACGTGCACCGGCGCCACGAGCGGCCGCTCCGGCTGTTCGGCGCGTTCGTGCGCCGCGCGCGCGGCGTGCGGCGCCTCGGGAGCGCGGCGCTCGACCTCGCCTACGTCGCGGCCGGGCGCTTCGACGGGTTCTGGGAGGAGCGGCTGAAGCCGTGGGACGTCGCGCCGGGGATCCTGATCGCGCGCGAGGCGGGGGCCCTGGTCACCGACCTCGACGGCGGCGACCGGATGCTGGAGACCGGCGACATCCTGGCCGCGGCGCCGGCGCTCCACGCGCCGATGCTGGAGGTCATCCGGCGCGAGGGCTAG